A section of the Kribbella sp. HUAS MG21 genome encodes:
- a CDS encoding AAA family ATPase translates to MSSWRDQALIGRQAELARLDELIEAARSGESRVLVLQGEAGIGKSALIEYAVTSATGFRVLRAVGLESEMELTFATLHQLCLPLLDRLAGLPDSRRHALETAFRMRVGTPPDPFLIGLAVLDLFADASERTPLLCVVDDSQWLDQASAQVLGFVARRLLAESIGLIFSTRPPGGPHLRGLPELEIGGLRSEHARTLLTQVTRAGLDQHISDRIVAETRGNPLALIELTRGLSSTQMAGGLGLLHTEPLSGRIEESFLNRVRDLPEPARRLLLVAAAEPIGDPDLVRSAAGLLGLPLGQPATEELLTIGERVTFRHPLVRSAAYRAASPEERRAAHQALAEVTDPQDAPERRAWHRAAAAVGPDEDVAAELERSAAHAQSRGGVAAAAAFLQRAVALTADPAHRSERILAAAETTLQAGDFEAVSRLLRSLNSRTLDDVQRGRAGLVEGHLAYALGRGAPAASAILLKAAAQFAAVDPRGARETAVHAWLISSGMVDRDDLVALSRSIRDILPPGGNQPVDMVADSAVLMVTEGRAAAAPILAKVTETMLRMTDTDLLRWGRLAPIGPYGSWDFEALRTLATRQVELLREVGALHHIPENLISLGMAQLRFGDFAAAAATVEEGDLITTVTGNQPLPPHVALQLQALRGREQETVKLVTETLRQAAATNWGTALVGARLSAAILYNGLARYPEALRHAREAEVSWNPWISAWVLPETIEAASRTGDDDAAQDALDRFVETTQPFETDFPAGLEARARALLAEAAAADELYREAIERLGRTRMRPDLARAHLLYGEWLRREGRRLDAREQLRSAYELFAQLGMEAFAERARRELLATGETIRKRAAETGPGGALTAQELQIAQLVRDGLSNPEVGARLFISPRTVEWHLRKIFGKLGIESRRELRDMELNG, encoded by the coding sequence GTGAGTTCATGGCGTGACCAGGCACTGATCGGCCGGCAGGCGGAGTTGGCCCGCCTCGACGAGTTGATCGAGGCAGCCCGATCCGGCGAGAGCCGGGTCCTCGTACTCCAGGGTGAGGCGGGAATCGGCAAGTCCGCGCTGATCGAGTATGCCGTGACGTCGGCGACCGGGTTCCGGGTGCTGCGCGCGGTCGGCCTGGAGTCCGAGATGGAGCTCACGTTCGCCACGCTGCATCAGCTGTGCCTGCCGCTGTTGGACCGGCTCGCCGGCCTCCCCGACTCGCGCCGGCATGCCCTCGAGACGGCTTTCCGGATGCGTGTCGGCACCCCGCCGGACCCGTTCCTCATCGGCCTTGCCGTGCTCGACCTGTTCGCCGATGCCTCCGAGCGCACCCCACTGCTGTGCGTGGTCGACGACAGTCAGTGGCTGGATCAGGCGTCCGCGCAGGTGCTCGGGTTCGTCGCGCGACGGCTGCTCGCCGAGTCGATCGGCCTGATCTTCAGCACCCGGCCGCCGGGCGGGCCACACCTGCGTGGCCTCCCGGAGCTCGAGATCGGCGGGCTGCGTTCCGAGCACGCCAGGACGCTACTCACCCAGGTCACCCGCGCCGGCCTCGATCAGCACATCAGCGATCGGATCGTCGCCGAGACGCGCGGCAACCCCCTGGCGCTGATCGAGCTGACGCGCGGGCTGAGCAGTACCCAGATGGCCGGCGGGCTTGGGCTGCTGCACACCGAACCGTTGTCCGGCCGGATCGAGGAGAGTTTCCTCAACCGGGTCCGGGACCTGCCCGAACCGGCCAGGCGTCTGCTGCTGGTCGCCGCCGCCGAGCCGATCGGCGACCCCGACCTGGTCCGGAGCGCCGCCGGGCTGCTCGGCCTCCCGCTCGGCCAGCCCGCCACCGAGGAACTGCTGACCATCGGTGAGCGGGTGACGTTCCGGCATCCACTCGTACGCTCGGCCGCGTACCGGGCCGCCTCGCCCGAGGAGCGCCGTGCTGCGCACCAGGCACTTGCCGAGGTCACTGACCCGCAGGACGCGCCGGAACGGCGCGCCTGGCATCGCGCAGCCGCAGCCGTCGGCCCTGATGAGGACGTCGCCGCCGAGCTCGAACGCTCCGCCGCGCACGCCCAGTCGCGGGGCGGTGTCGCCGCCGCGGCCGCGTTCCTGCAGCGTGCCGTCGCGCTGACCGCCGATCCGGCGCACCGGTCCGAACGGATACTCGCCGCGGCCGAGACGACCCTGCAGGCCGGCGACTTCGAAGCCGTCTCCCGGCTGCTGCGCTCGCTGAACTCCCGGACACTTGACGACGTCCAGCGCGGCCGCGCCGGGCTGGTGGAGGGTCATCTCGCCTACGCACTCGGGCGCGGCGCCCCTGCCGCGAGCGCGATCCTGCTCAAGGCCGCCGCACAGTTCGCGGCCGTCGACCCCCGGGGTGCCCGGGAGACCGCCGTGCACGCGTGGCTGATCTCCAGCGGGATGGTCGACCGCGACGATCTGGTGGCGCTCTCCCGTTCGATCCGCGACATCCTGCCGCCTGGCGGTAACCAGCCGGTCGACATGGTCGCCGACAGTGCCGTCCTGATGGTCACCGAGGGGCGCGCCGCGGCCGCACCGATTCTCGCGAAGGTGACCGAGACCATGCTGCGGATGACGGACACCGACCTGCTGCGGTGGGGGCGACTCGCACCGATCGGCCCCTACGGCAGCTGGGACTTCGAGGCGCTGCGGACGCTGGCCACCCGGCAGGTCGAGCTGCTGCGGGAGGTCGGGGCCTTGCATCACATTCCAGAAAATCTGATCAGTCTCGGCATGGCCCAGCTCCGGTTCGGTGACTTCGCCGCAGCGGCGGCCACCGTCGAGGAGGGCGACCTGATCACCACGGTGACCGGGAACCAGCCCCTCCCACCTCACGTCGCACTGCAACTCCAGGCCCTGCGTGGCCGGGAGCAGGAGACCGTAAAACTGGTCACCGAAACCCTCCGGCAGGCCGCTGCAACCAACTGGGGCACCGCGTTGGTCGGCGCCCGCCTGTCCGCCGCGATCCTCTACAACGGCCTGGCCCGGTACCCCGAGGCGCTGCGCCATGCCCGTGAGGCCGAGGTGAGCTGGAATCCCTGGATCTCCGCCTGGGTCCTGCCCGAGACGATCGAGGCGGCCAGCCGCACCGGCGACGACGACGCGGCCCAGGATGCCCTGGACCGCTTCGTCGAGACGACCCAGCCGTTCGAGACCGACTTCCCGGCCGGTCTCGAGGCCCGCGCCCGCGCCCTGCTCGCCGAGGCCGCCGCCGCCGACGAGCTGTACCGGGAGGCGATCGAGCGGCTCGGCCGTACCCGGATGCGACCCGACCTGGCCCGCGCCCACCTGCTCTACGGCGAGTGGCTACGCCGCGAGGGTCGGCGGCTGGACGCGCGGGAGCAGCTGCGGTCCGCGTACGAACTCTTCGCCCAGCTGGGCATGGAGGCGTTCGCCGAACGAGCCCGCCGCGAGCTGCTGGCCACCGGCGAGACCATCCGTAAACGTGCCGCCGAAACCGGCCCCGGCGGCGCGCTGACCGCGCAGGAGCTGCAGATCGCCCAGCTCGTCCGCGACGGCCTGTCCAACCCAGAGGTCGGCGCCCGTCTGTTCATCAGCCCGCGCACCGTCGAATGGCACCTGCGCAAAATCTTCGGCAAACTCGGCATCGAATCACGGCGCGAGCTGCGCGACATGGAACTCAACGGGTGA
- a CDS encoding epoxide hydrolase family protein yields the protein MTALEQQVSHAIRPFTVSFRKRALDDLRHRLAATRWPSRELVGDRSQGVQLATIRALGQYWATGYDLGRVQSRLNALPQFTTAIDGVSIHFVHVKSKHADALPLIMTHGWPGSIIEMLDSIGPLTDPTAHGGTAGDAFHLVLPSLPGYGFSSEPAEVGWDLVRTARAWAELMNRLGYDRYVAQGGDVGAGVTDAIGRLGPEGLVGIHTNLLVPALNDPSSLPNTTEEERAALAAIKVFQTTGNGYFVEMATRPQTIGYALLDSPAALAAWMIDHDTDAYDKITSAFVDGKPSGGLTRDHILDDITTYWLTGIGASTARSYWEAYGPDAPAAGRPLLPDPRVPVGFSTFPGEIWRTPRSWAEKAYPTLNYFGVAARGGHFAAWEEPELFAEEVRAAFRPLR from the coding sequence ATGACCGCGCTCGAACAGCAAGTGAGCCATGCGATCCGACCGTTCACCGTGTCCTTCCGCAAGCGGGCGCTCGACGACCTGCGCCACCGGCTGGCGGCGACGCGCTGGCCGAGCCGGGAGCTCGTCGGCGATCGCTCCCAAGGGGTGCAGTTGGCGACGATCCGGGCGCTGGGCCAGTACTGGGCCACCGGCTACGACCTCGGCCGAGTGCAGTCCCGGCTGAACGCGCTGCCACAGTTCACCACCGCGATCGACGGAGTGAGCATCCACTTCGTCCACGTGAAATCCAAGCACGCGGACGCGTTGCCGCTGATCATGACGCATGGCTGGCCGGGCTCGATCATCGAGATGCTCGACTCCATCGGCCCGCTGACCGATCCGACCGCGCACGGCGGCACTGCTGGAGACGCGTTCCATCTCGTGCTGCCGTCACTGCCCGGGTACGGCTTCTCGAGCGAGCCGGCCGAGGTCGGGTGGGATCTGGTGCGTACGGCCCGGGCGTGGGCGGAGCTGATGAACCGGCTCGGCTACGACCGGTACGTGGCGCAGGGAGGTGACGTCGGCGCGGGTGTGACCGATGCGATCGGACGGTTGGGCCCCGAGGGGCTCGTCGGCATCCACACGAATCTGCTTGTGCCGGCGCTCAACGACCCGTCGTCGCTACCGAACACCACGGAGGAGGAACGCGCCGCGCTCGCCGCGATCAAGGTCTTCCAGACTACCGGGAACGGCTACTTCGTGGAGATGGCCACCCGGCCGCAGACGATCGGGTACGCGTTGCTGGATTCGCCGGCCGCGCTCGCCGCGTGGATGATCGACCACGACACCGACGCCTACGACAAGATCACCAGCGCGTTCGTCGACGGCAAGCCGTCGGGGGGTCTGACGCGGGATCACATCCTCGACGACATCACGACCTACTGGCTGACCGGCATCGGAGCGTCCACGGCCCGGTCGTACTGGGAGGCGTACGGGCCGGATGCACCGGCTGCGGGCCGTCCGCTGTTGCCGGACCCGCGGGTTCCGGTGGGTTTCAGCACGTTCCCGGGGGAGATCTGGCGGACGCCGCGCAGCTGGGCCGAGAAGGCCTATCCGACGCTCAACTACTTCGGGGTCGCGGCCCGCGGCGGTCATTTCGCCGCCTGGGAAGAGCCGGAACTGTTCGCGGAAGAAGTGCGGGCGGCGTTCCGGCCACTGCGATAA
- a CDS encoding epoxide hydrolase family protein, producing the protein MTSSASQPTRRHLLQAGIAAGLTVAASSALGRAPATAAPATDPSRIRPFRVAIRNEQLAELRRRIRATRWPTRELVPDRSQGVQLATAQALARFWTTGYDWRRFEAKLNALPQFKTEIDGVDIHFIHVRSRHRNALPLIMTHGWPGSIVELLDTVGPLTNPTAHGGTAADAFHLVLPSIPGYGFSGKPDELGWDYNRTARAWTELMHRLGYTHWVAQGGDVGAAVTDSIGRLAPAGLLGIHLNLLVPALGSTDNLPKYTDEEKAAAAALQVFSTSGRGYIVEQSTRPQTIGYALLDSPVALAAWMLDHDTDSYLKISRAFLGGPPSGNLTREHVLDNVSVYWLTGTGESTARVYWERAQTAGAGQIPPAVSVPVAFSAFPGEIFQSPRSWARTIYPTLDYYHQPARGGHFAAWEEPGLFTQELRAAFRPYR; encoded by the coding sequence ATGACCTCGTCCGCGTCCCAACCCACTCGACGGCACCTGCTCCAGGCCGGCATCGCCGCCGGCCTCACTGTCGCCGCATCCAGTGCGCTCGGGCGGGCGCCGGCGACCGCCGCGCCGGCCACCGACCCGAGCAGGATCCGCCCGTTCCGGGTCGCGATCCGGAACGAACAGCTGGCCGAGTTGCGCCGCCGCATCCGAGCAACCCGCTGGCCGACCCGCGAGCTCGTCCCCGATCGCTCGCAGGGCGTCCAGCTGGCGACCGCTCAGGCTCTCGCCCGGTTCTGGACGACCGGCTACGACTGGCGGCGGTTCGAGGCGAAACTCAACGCGCTACCACAGTTCAAGACCGAGATCGACGGTGTCGACATCCACTTCATCCACGTCCGCTCACGGCACCGCAACGCACTGCCACTCATCATGACCCACGGCTGGCCAGGCTCGATCGTCGAGCTGCTCGACACCGTCGGTCCGCTGACGAATCCGACCGCGCACGGCGGCACGGCCGCGGACGCCTTCCACCTCGTACTACCGTCGATCCCCGGCTACGGTTTCTCGGGCAAACCAGACGAACTCGGCTGGGACTACAACCGAACGGCGAGAGCCTGGACGGAACTCATGCACCGCCTCGGCTACACCCACTGGGTTGCCCAGGGCGGTGACGTCGGCGCCGCCGTCACCGACAGCATCGGCCGCCTGGCGCCGGCAGGTTTGCTCGGCATCCACCTGAACCTGTTGGTGCCGGCGTTGGGCAGCACCGACAACCTGCCGAAGTACACCGACGAAGAGAAGGCCGCGGCCGCCGCGCTCCAGGTCTTCTCGACGAGCGGCAGGGGCTACATCGTCGAGCAGTCGACGCGGCCGCAGACGATCGGCTACGCGCTACTGGACTCACCCGTCGCCTTGGCGGCGTGGATGCTCGATCACGACACGGACAGCTACCTCAAGATTTCCCGCGCCTTTCTCGGCGGACCGCCGTCGGGCAACCTCACCCGGGAGCACGTCCTCGACAACGTCTCGGTCTACTGGCTGACCGGGACCGGCGAGTCGACCGCCCGGGTGTACTGGGAGAGAGCGCAAACCGCCGGCGCCGGTCAGATCCCTCCGGCGGTGAGCGTGCCGGTCGCGTTCAGCGCCTTCCCCGGCGAAATCTTCCAATCGCCACGCAGCTGGGCCAGGACCATCTATCCGACCCTCGACTACTACCACCAGCCCGCGCGGGGAGGACACTTCGCGGCTTGGGAGGAGCCCGGACTGTTCACCCAAGAACTTCGTGCCGCCTTCCGGCCGTATCGCTGA
- a CDS encoding MBL fold metallo-hydrolase yields the protein MLDEIADGIFWLSDGSYRSIFVVTGDGVIAVDAPPTLGHNILRAIDRVTRKPVTGVVYSHHHSDHVGAMSIFPERAVRYAQRATAQRLSLLNDPERPLPTEVFDDTLTIEAGEHTLRLDYPGPNHSEGNSFIYAPNQRVLMLVDVIFPGWVPFSNLSLSAFVPGVLRAHEQALDYTFDHFVGGHVTRPGTPEDIRIQQEYLTDLRTVAEAALSSVDLAATMAPVDTGNAWAVFRAYLDAVAAAATADEIVPRWQDRLGGADVFTVPNAWAMAESLRLDLNSLGPFATVP from the coding sequence GTGCTCGACGAGATCGCCGACGGCATCTTCTGGCTCAGTGACGGCAGCTACCGGTCCATTTTCGTGGTAACCGGCGACGGCGTCATCGCCGTCGACGCGCCACCGACGCTCGGGCACAACATCCTGCGGGCCATCGATCGCGTCACGCGCAAGCCGGTCACCGGCGTGGTCTACAGCCATCATCACTCCGACCACGTGGGTGCCATGTCGATCTTCCCCGAGCGGGCAGTTCGCTACGCCCAGCGCGCCACCGCTCAACGGCTGAGCCTGCTCAACGATCCGGAACGGCCGCTGCCGACCGAGGTGTTCGACGACACGCTGACCATCGAGGCCGGCGAACACACACTGCGGCTGGACTACCCCGGTCCCAACCACTCCGAGGGCAACAGCTTCATCTATGCGCCGAACCAGCGGGTGCTGATGCTCGTCGACGTCATCTTCCCCGGTTGGGTCCCGTTCTCCAACCTGTCGCTGTCCGCCTTCGTTCCGGGCGTCCTGCGGGCCCACGAGCAGGCCCTGGACTACACCTTCGACCACTTCGTCGGCGGGCACGTCACCCGTCCCGGAACGCCCGAGGACATCCGCATCCAACAGGAGTATCTGACCGACCTGCGGACTGTCGCTGAAGCCGCCTTGTCCAGCGTCGATCTGGCCGCCACCATGGCCCCTGTCGACACCGGCAACGCCTGGGCGGTCTTCCGCGCCTATCTCGACGCCGTTGCCGCCGCCGCCACCGCCGACGAGATCGTTCCCCGCTGGCAGGATCGCCTCGGCGGCGCCGACGTCTTCACGGTCCCCAACGCCTGGGCGATGGCCGAGTCGCTGCGACTGGACCTCAATTCGCTAGGCCCGTTCGCAACCGTCCCGTGA
- a CDS encoding MBL fold metallo-hydrolase, which produces MDLRVRQECAAVVLGGPTVVIDLGGLRVVADPTFDDPGSHGYLTKTSPPVVDEEGLGEIDLVLVSHDVHPDNLDQRGRAFALDAPVVLTGQLSAQRLGAPAVGLSPWASRTVPRPDGDGDLEVRAVPAVHGPEDAERDGAGNVNCEVSGFVLSGRDLPTVYVSGDNASIHTVAEIARRVPRIDVAVLNAGAARVPAKFGGRPLTLDSRRAAAAAAVLGVAVVVPAHYDGWAHFTEGRAELERAFEEAGLSALLRAVDHGTWVPLRA; this is translated from the coding sequence ATGGATCTCCGGGTGCGGCAGGAGTGCGCGGCGGTCGTTTTGGGGGGGCCGACCGTGGTGATCGATCTGGGCGGCCTGCGTGTCGTCGCCGATCCGACCTTCGACGATCCCGGGTCACACGGGTACCTGACCAAGACCTCCCCTCCGGTCGTGGACGAGGAGGGCCTGGGCGAGATCGACCTTGTGCTGGTCAGCCACGATGTCCACCCGGACAACCTCGACCAGCGGGGGCGTGCCTTCGCGCTGGACGCGCCGGTAGTCCTCACCGGTCAGCTGAGCGCGCAGCGGTTGGGGGCGCCAGCGGTCGGTCTGTCACCGTGGGCCAGCCGGACCGTGCCCCGTCCGGACGGTGACGGCGACCTGGAGGTACGCGCCGTGCCGGCCGTGCACGGCCCGGAGGACGCCGAGCGGGACGGCGCGGGCAACGTCAACTGCGAGGTCAGCGGGTTCGTGCTGTCCGGGCGCGACCTGCCCACCGTGTACGTCAGCGGCGACAACGCCTCGATCCACACGGTGGCGGAGATCGCCCGCCGCGTCCCGCGCATCGACGTCGCCGTGCTCAACGCCGGAGCGGCGCGGGTGCCGGCGAAGTTCGGCGGCCGTCCCCTGACGCTGGACAGCCGGCGGGCAGCCGCGGCGGCCGCCGTCCTCGGTGTGGCGGTCGTGGTACCGGCGCACTACGACGGTTGGGCCCACTTCACCGAGGGCCGCGCCGAGCTGGAGCGGGCATTCGAGGAGGCCGGCCTGTCGGCGCTGCTGCGCGCCGTCGACCACGGAACGTGGGTGCCGCTGCGCGCATGA
- a CDS encoding YceI family protein — MLVTDVLELPLIGRVGLEGAVAIHRKDFGVTWNAALEGGGVLSSGKVVVGIEVSAVRTA, encoded by the coding sequence GTGCTCGTTACGGATGTTCTTGAGCTGCCGCTTATCGGCCGCGTCGGCCTCGAGGGCGCGGTCGCGATCCACCGTAAGGACTTCGGCGTCACCTGGAACGCCGCCCTCGAAGGCGGCGGGGTCCTGAGCTCCGGCAAGGTCGTCGTAGGGATCGAAGTCTCGGCCGTCAGGACCGCCTGA
- a CDS encoding DJ-1/PfpI family protein: MQIAILVYPGFTSLDIIGPYEILGRLPGTEVVLVGGAKGLMTNDLGALSIDVPATFEDVPAPDVVLVGGGPGQVHQMADGRLHEWLRAADATSAWTTSVCTGSLILAGAGLLKGRRATSHWLALEQLPQYGVTPAHERVVIDGHYATAAGVSSGIDMALKLAGELTDDDVARTIQLIVEYAPEPPYAAGSLDTASPTVVNLAKARLSGRFADS, from the coding sequence ATGCAGATCGCCATTCTCGTCTACCCGGGCTTCACCTCGCTCGACATCATCGGGCCGTACGAGATCCTCGGCCGCCTCCCCGGCACCGAGGTCGTCCTGGTCGGCGGCGCCAAGGGCCTGATGACGAACGACCTCGGCGCGCTCTCGATCGACGTACCGGCGACCTTCGAGGACGTGCCGGCGCCCGACGTCGTCCTCGTCGGCGGCGGCCCCGGTCAGGTGCACCAGATGGCCGACGGCCGCCTGCACGAATGGCTGCGCGCGGCCGATGCCACCAGCGCGTGGACGACATCGGTCTGCACCGGTTCCCTGATCCTCGCCGGCGCAGGCCTCCTCAAAGGCCGCCGCGCCACCTCACACTGGCTGGCGCTCGAACAGCTCCCGCAGTACGGCGTGACGCCCGCCCACGAACGCGTCGTCATCGACGGCCACTACGCCACCGCGGCGGGCGTCTCCTCCGGCATCGACATGGCCCTGAAACTCGCCGGCGAACTCACCGACGACGACGTGGCCCGAACCATCCAGTTGATCGTCGAGTACGCCCCCGAACCCCCGTACGCCGCCGGCTCCCTGGACACCGCCTCACCCACCGTCGTCAACCTCGCCAAAGCCAGGCTCTCGGGCCGCTTCGCCGACAGCTAG
- a CDS encoding amidohydrolase family protein produces the protein MAIRNDTSPYDVVIRGGRVIDPESGLNDVRDVGLSGDRIAAVSVDGLTGRRILDARGLVVAPGFIDLHSHGQTIGERRLQALDGVTTALELEAGAAPVSVAYARAAAEGRPINYGFSASWAVLRRRVLTGEPLPGASDGPLDNLGSEDWRAPATRVQLATILGSLDRELADGALGIGVLLGYAPAIDPAEPLAVARLAAAADVPMFTHARPLVEQVPDVVVDGAEELTRLAIETGVHLHYCHINSTSTRHLDRAQSLVESARAAGAEVSTEVYPYGAGMTSIGSDYFHPEKLHILGATGTPPDVIYARTGETIATAERLRYLRAADPSGLAFIRSFDEDGASDRLASILALPQAAVASDAVPLVVDGVHSFDPSQWPLPGFVRTHPRSAGTFARTLRIIRETGVLTLAEAVAKCTLRPARILERVAPAIRRKARVQAGCDADLVVFDAERVTDTATYQYSTRPSTGFVHVIVNGEAVVSDGVLREHLLPGRPLRGRG, from the coding sequence ATGGCGATCCGCAACGATACGTCGCCGTACGACGTGGTGATTCGCGGCGGCCGCGTGATCGACCCCGAGAGCGGGCTGAACGACGTACGGGACGTCGGACTGAGCGGCGACCGGATCGCAGCCGTGTCGGTCGACGGACTGACCGGTCGCCGGATCCTGGACGCGCGCGGACTCGTCGTCGCCCCGGGATTCATCGACCTGCACAGTCACGGTCAGACCATCGGCGAGCGTCGCCTGCAGGCCCTCGACGGTGTCACCACCGCGCTCGAACTCGAGGCCGGCGCCGCACCGGTATCCGTCGCCTACGCGCGCGCCGCCGCCGAGGGCCGGCCGATCAACTACGGCTTCTCGGCTTCGTGGGCGGTCCTGCGCCGGCGGGTTCTCACCGGCGAACCGTTGCCCGGGGCCTCCGACGGGCCGTTGGACAACCTCGGCTCCGAGGACTGGCGTGCGCCGGCCACGCGAGTGCAGTTGGCGACGATCCTCGGTTCGCTCGACCGTGAACTCGCCGACGGTGCGCTCGGGATCGGCGTCCTGCTCGGGTACGCGCCGGCCATCGATCCCGCCGAACCGCTGGCCGTGGCGAGGCTGGCCGCGGCGGCCGATGTCCCGATGTTCACCCATGCGCGTCCGCTCGTGGAGCAGGTCCCCGATGTCGTCGTCGACGGCGCCGAGGAGCTGACCAGGCTGGCGATCGAGACCGGCGTCCACCTGCACTACTGTCACATCAACTCCACCTCCACGCGCCACCTCGACCGGGCGCAATCCCTCGTCGAGTCGGCCCGGGCGGCAGGCGCCGAGGTCAGCACCGAGGTGTACCCGTACGGCGCGGGCATGACCTCGATCGGGTCCGACTACTTCCACCCGGAGAAGCTGCACATCCTCGGTGCGACCGGTACACCACCCGACGTGATCTACGCGCGGACGGGCGAGACGATCGCCACCGCCGAGCGGCTGCGCTACTTGCGGGCGGCCGATCCGTCGGGGCTGGCGTTCATCCGGTCGTTCGACGAGGACGGCGCGTCGGATCGGCTCGCAAGCATCCTCGCACTACCGCAAGCGGCCGTGGCGTCGGACGCCGTACCGCTCGTGGTCGACGGCGTTCATTCGTTCGATCCTTCGCAGTGGCCGCTGCCGGGATTTGTGCGTACTCATCCACGCAGTGCCGGCACCTTCGCGCGCACGTTGCGGATCATCCGTGAGACCGGCGTGCTGACGCTCGCGGAGGCGGTCGCCAAGTGCACCCTCCGGCCCGCACGGATCCTCGAACGGGTCGCTCCGGCGATCCGGCGCAAAGCCCGTGTCCAGGCCGGTTGCGACGCGGACCTCGTGGTCTTCGACGCGGAGCGGGTCACCGACACCGCGACGTACCAGTACTCCACCCGTCCCTCGACCGGCTTCGTCCATGTCATCGTGAACGGCGAGGCGGTCGTGAGCGACGGAGTACTCCGAGAACACCTGCTTCCCGGCCGCCCGCTCCGGGGACGGGGCTGA
- a CDS encoding FAD-dependent oxidoreductase produces the protein MRSSPYPTRPERVAVIGAGITGLSAAWFLRAAGTDTTVFEQAGVGSGASRGNAGWLTPSLATPLPEPSVLRFGLRALLSPASPVYVPPSLDLGLWRFLVQFARNCTATRWERSMAALAQLSVGALAAYDELEVPEVEVRTQPATPLVAAYRDESSREVLVEEFRHLEKVGRPVEYELLSADEARAEAPLLSDRVGAALRLAGQRYLDPGAFVRGLSEGFQRRGGRIRTGVSVTAISPDGPGLRVVGERFDAVVIASGARLGQLAGRFGVSRAVRAGRGYSFTVAVDSLPRGPVYLPAQRVACTPVGGRLRLAGMMEFRGVDAPLDPRRIAAIVDAAAPYLTGVDLRERADEWVGARPCTVDGLPLVGRTSDPRVFVSGGHGMWGMTLGPVTGKLLAEFVTTGRMPDALRSVDPLR, from the coding sequence ATGCGCAGCAGCCCGTACCCCACCCGTCCCGAGCGCGTCGCCGTCATCGGGGCCGGCATCACCGGTCTGTCGGCCGCCTGGTTCCTCCGGGCCGCCGGGACCGACACCACGGTTTTCGAGCAGGCCGGCGTCGGTTCCGGGGCGAGCCGCGGGAACGCCGGGTGGCTGACGCCCAGCCTCGCGACGCCGCTTCCGGAGCCTTCTGTGCTGCGGTTCGGGTTGCGTGCGCTGCTCAGCCCGGCGTCACCGGTCTACGTACCGCCGTCGTTGGACCTGGGGCTGTGGCGCTTCCTGGTCCAGTTCGCGAGGAACTGCACCGCGACACGGTGGGAGCGCTCGATGGCGGCGCTCGCCCAGCTCAGTGTGGGCGCGCTGGCGGCGTACGACGAACTCGAGGTGCCTGAGGTAGAGGTCCGTACCCAACCTGCGACGCCGCTCGTGGCCGCGTATCGCGACGAGTCGTCGCGGGAGGTGCTGGTCGAGGAGTTCCGGCACCTGGAGAAGGTGGGGCGGCCGGTCGAGTACGAGCTCCTGAGCGCGGACGAGGCGCGGGCGGAGGCGCCGTTGTTGTCGGACCGGGTGGGTGCGGCGCTTCGTCTCGCCGGCCAGCGCTACCTCGATCCGGGCGCTTTCGTGCGGGGGTTGTCCGAAGGCTTTCAGCGTCGCGGCGGCCGGATCCGGACCGGGGTCTCGGTCACCGCGATTTCGCCGGACGGTCCCGGGCTCCGAGTGGTGGGGGAGCGTTTCGACGCGGTCGTGATCGCGTCAGGGGCGCGACTCGGCCAGTTGGCAGGACGGTTCGGTGTCTCCCGGGCGGTGCGTGCCGGACGCGGCTACAGCTTCACGGTTGCGGTCGACTCCCTCCCACGTGGACCGGTCTACCTTCCGGCCCAGCGGGTCGCGTGCACGCCGGTCGGCGGACGGCTCCGGTTGGCCGGAATGATGGAGTTCCGTGGCGTCGACGCACCGCTGGACCCGCGACGGATCGCGGCGATCGTCGACGCCGCGGCGCCGTACCTCACCGGGGTCGACCTGCGGGAGCGGGCGGACGAGTGGGTCGGTGCGCGTCCGTGCACCGTGGACGGACTGCCGCTCGTTGGCCGCACCAGCGATCCGCGGGTGTTCGTGTCGGGCGGTCATGGCATGTGGGGGATGACGCTCGGGCCGGTCACGGGGAAGCTGCTCGCCGAGTTCGTGACCACCGGTCGGATGCCGGACGCCCTGCGCTCCGTCGACCCGCTGCGCTGA